The following coding sequences lie in one Arachis stenosperma cultivar V10309 chromosome 5, arast.V10309.gnm1.PFL2, whole genome shotgun sequence genomic window:
- the LOC130978965 gene encoding 60S ribosomal protein L6, mitochondrial-like, with translation MEASFFRFLKIVGVGYKARSEAQGRLLYLKLGYSHEVELAVPPAVRVFCFKNNVVCCTGIDKQRVHQFAATVRNCKPPEVYKGKGIMYIDEVIKKKQGKKSK, from the coding sequence ATGGAAGCGTCGTTTTTCCGTTTTCTGAAAATTGTCGGAGTTGGATACAAAGCGAGATCGGAAGCTCAAGGTCGGTTATTGTATTTGAAACTTGGATACAGTCACGAGGTTGAATTGGCGGTGCCGCCGGCGGTGCGCGTGTTCTGTTTCAAGAACAATGTGGTTTGCTGCACCGGAATTGACAAGCAGAGGGTGCACCAGTTTGCTGCCACAGTGCGCAATTGCAAGCCTCCTGAAGTTTACAAAGGGAAAGGTATAATGTACATTGATGAAGTCATCAAGAAGAAGCAAGGAAAGAAATCTAAATGA